In Selenomonadales bacterium, the following are encoded in one genomic region:
- the hfq gene encoding RNA chaperone Hfq: MKPTNLQDSFLNLVRKENMAVVIYLVNGFQLRGMVKGFDNFTVILEQEGKQQLVYKHAISTIMPLKPFDVYKKLTENE, translated from the coding sequence ATGAAACCCACGAATTTGCAAGATAGCTTTTTGAACTTAGTTCGAAAAGAGAATATGGCCGTTGTTATCTATTTGGTGAATGGATTCCAGTTGCGCGGCATGGTAAAAGGTTTTGACAATTTTACGGTGATTTTAGAGCAGGAAGGAAAACAGCAGCTCGTATACAAACATGCGATTTCGACGATCATGCCGTTGAAACCGTTCGATGTATACAAAAAATTGACCGAGAACGAATAA